A single genomic interval of Alcaligenes sp. SDU_A2 harbors:
- a CDS encoding phage terminase large subunit family protein, whose product MQSRTLRLQMTEPQARFFQTEDKYPAFIGGFGSGKTETLANCALRDALESSDALIALYEPTYDLVRLILAPRMEEKLSDLGIRYKYNKQENIIYTSAPNCGDFILRTLENPARIVGYESYRAHVDEIDTLKKVQAQAAWRKIIARNRQKPKGVDKPFNRVSAYSTPEGFRFAYETWARKPKPGYVMVQAATSSNPFLPDDYVDSLRESYPAQLIEAYLQGRFVNLNSGSVYPSFCRRRNHSAEVERPNETLHVGMDFNVLNMTATINVIRDDLPITVAELTEVRDTPAMAKLLKDRFKDRGHAVIVYPDASGQNTSSKNASESDLSILRQAGFTVRANSRNPSVRDRVNAVNAMLLNHMDQRRWKVNTDRCPVLTEALEQQAYDKNGEPDKSSGQDHANDAQGYFMVHRYPIKKPSAGQRQIGGLA is encoded by the coding sequence AGCCGAACCCTGCGCCTGCAGATGACGGAGCCGCAAGCGCGGTTCTTCCAGACTGAGGACAAGTATCCAGCGTTTATCGGCGGCTTCGGCAGCGGCAAGACAGAGACCCTGGCTAACTGTGCGCTGCGCGACGCGCTGGAGTCTTCGGATGCCCTGATTGCCCTGTATGAGCCGACTTACGATCTTGTACGCCTGATCCTGGCACCACGGATGGAAGAGAAGCTGTCCGACCTGGGCATTCGGTACAAGTACAACAAGCAGGAAAACATCATCTACACCAGCGCGCCCAACTGCGGCGACTTCATCCTGCGCACGTTGGAGAACCCGGCGCGCATCGTGGGGTACGAATCCTACCGGGCGCATGTGGACGAGATCGATACCTTGAAGAAGGTGCAGGCGCAGGCGGCCTGGCGCAAGATCATTGCTCGTAACCGGCAAAAGCCCAAAGGTGTGGACAAGCCATTCAACCGGGTGAGCGCCTATTCGACGCCCGAGGGGTTCCGGTTCGCTTATGAGACCTGGGCCCGCAAGCCTAAGCCGGGCTATGTGATGGTCCAGGCGGCCACCTCAAGCAATCCGTTCTTGCCGGACGATTATGTGGACTCCTTGCGCGAGTCCTACCCGGCGCAACTGATCGAGGCCTACCTACAGGGCCGGTTCGTCAACCTGAACAGCGGCAGCGTGTACCCGTCTTTCTGCCGGCGGCGCAACCACAGCGCCGAGGTGGAACGCCCGAACGAGACGCTCCATGTGGGTATGGACTTCAACGTGTTGAACATGACAGCCACCATCAATGTGATCCGCGATGACCTGCCGATTACGGTGGCTGAACTGACCGAGGTGCGGGACACGCCGGCCATGGCCAAGCTGCTCAAAGACCGGTTCAAGGACCGTGGGCATGCCGTGATCGTCTATCCCGATGCCAGCGGACAGAACACCAGCAGCAAGAACGCGAGCGAATCGGACTTGAGCATTCTGCGGCAGGCTGGATTCACTGTACGGGCGAACAGTCGCAACCCATCTGTGCGCGACCGGGTCAACGCGGTGAACGCCATGCTTCTCAATCATATGGACCAGCGGCGCTGGAAAGTGAACACGGACCGCTGCCCGGTGCTGACCGAAGCGCTGGAGCAGCAGGCCTACGACAAGAACGGGGAGCCGGACAAAAGCAGTGGCCAGGACCACGCGAACGATGCACAGGGCTACTTCATGGTCCATCGTTACCCGATTAAGAAACCGAGCGCCGGACAGCGCCAGATTGGAGGCTTGGCGTAA